A part of Calonectris borealis chromosome 30, bCalBor7.hap1.2, whole genome shotgun sequence genomic DNA contains:
- the HOXC12 gene encoding homeobox protein Hox-C12 yields MGEHNLLNPGFVGPLVNIHTGDTFYFPNFRASGGQLPGLPSLSYPRRDNVCSLPWASSEPCNGYPQPYLSSPVSINPSFGRACDLARVEESKCYYRETCSEASGLKREERGRDSALLPLESSLPNGMGGNFSKYDYPSSEAVPHDPPSCQSLESDSSSSLLNEGNKGTSGEAGGLVSPLNQGSTLGTGGAPWYPMHTRSRKKRKPYSKLQLAELEGEFMVNEFITRQRRRELSDRLNLSDQQVKIWFQNRRMKKKRLLLREQALSFF; encoded by the exons ATGGGCGAGCACAACCTCCTTAATCCCGGCTTTGTGGGACCTCTGGTGAACATCCACACGGGAGACACCTTCTACTTCCCTAATTTCCGTGCCTCCGGAGGGCAACTGCCCGGTTTGCCTTCCCTCTCCTACCCCCGACGGGATAACGTCTGCTCCTTGCCCTGGGCATCCTCGGAACCCTGCAACGGGTACCCTCAACCCTACCTGAGCAGCCCCGTCTCCATTAACCCTTCCTTCGGTAGAGCCTGCGACCTCGCCCgggtggaggaaagcaaatgttattACCGGGAAACCTGCTCCGAAGCCAGCGGGCtcaagagggaggagaggggcagggacaGTGCCTTGCTGCCCCTCGAATCCAGCCTTCCCAATGGCATGGGGGGCAATTTCAGCAAATATGACTATCCGAGCAGCGAGGCGGTCCCCCACGACCCTCCGTCCTGCCAGTCCTTGGAGTCAGactccagctcttccttgctcAATGAAGGGAATAAAGGGACGAGCGGTGAAGCGGGGGGTTTGGTGTCCCCCCTCAACCAAGGCAGCACTTTAGGCACCGGTG GTGCTCCTTGGTACCCGATGCACACACGGTCccggaaaaaaagaaaaccctattccaagctgcagctggcagagctggaagGGGAGTTTATGGTCAATGAATTCATTACTCGCCAAAGAAGGAGGGAGCTCTCAGACCGATTAAACCTGAGCGACCAGCAGGTGAagatctggttccagaaccggcgtatgaaaaagaaaagactccTCCTGAGAGAGCAagccctttctttcttttaa